A window from Streptomyces subrutilus encodes these proteins:
- a CDS encoding 3-keto-5-aminohexanoate cleavage protein: MRPALLVSLNGARGAADGPAVPMSPGALAESAREAVAAGAAEVLVHPRTPCGRESLSPRVVGPALEALRGAGVRVPLSVSLGTAAEPDPAGRLERVRSWTVLPDRAEVHFAQPGAAALADALLARGIAVDAVVPLGGPAGPEPMARFLAWPVRDPGGRVRLAAELAAADPALVAGLGGLPPVALLLYGRGEAAWPVLRLAARCGTGARTGAGDVLRLPDGRPARSNAELVAAAGAEGDGAERHRVGGRPAVGRGTTAASR; the protein is encoded by the coding sequence GTGAGGCCCGCGCTGCTGGTGTCGCTGAACGGGGCGCGGGGGGCGGCGGACGGCCCGGCCGTGCCGATGTCGCCGGGGGCCCTGGCGGAGTCGGCGCGGGAGGCGGTGGCCGCGGGCGCGGCGGAGGTGCTGGTGCACCCGCGGACCCCGTGCGGGCGCGAGAGCCTGTCGCCGCGGGTGGTCGGTCCGGCGCTGGAGGCGCTGCGCGGCGCGGGGGTCCGCGTACCGCTGTCGGTGTCGCTGGGCACGGCGGCCGAGCCGGACCCGGCGGGGCGGCTGGAGCGCGTGCGGTCGTGGACGGTGCTGCCGGACCGCGCCGAGGTGCACTTCGCGCAGCCGGGGGCGGCCGCACTGGCGGACGCCCTGCTCGCGCGCGGGATCGCGGTGGACGCGGTGGTCCCGCTCGGCGGCCCGGCCGGACCGGAGCCGATGGCGCGCTTCCTTGCCTGGCCGGTGCGCGACCCGGGCGGGCGGGTCCGGCTGGCGGCCGAGCTCGCGGCGGCCGACCCGGCTCTGGTGGCGGGGCTGGGCGGGCTGCCGCCGGTGGCCCTGCTGCTGTACGGGCGGGGGGAGGCGGCCTGGCCGGTGCTGCGGCTGGCGGCGCGCTGCGGCACGGGGGCGCGGACCGGGGCGGGCGACGTACTGCGGCTGCCGGACGGCCGGCCGGCCCGGTCCAACGCCGAGCTGGTGGCGGCGGCCGGGGCGGAGGGGGACGGGGCGGAGCGGCACCGGGTCGGAGGCCGGCCGGCAGTCGGGCGGGGGACTACAGCCGCGAGCCGGTGA